In Aegilops tauschii subsp. strangulata cultivar AL8/78 chromosome 3, Aet v6.0, whole genome shotgun sequence, one genomic interval encodes:
- the LOC109776571 gene encoding uncharacterized protein: MKEELAIHEELCMALELFNLATKCARAEEGRLSLLELPATDLEEKKAKAKDVKRKGVAVLAAEPDTKRGRDNPESSKSSRLFCAFHNVHNHNTNDCQELTAIRDGCLGRRPERNDRGYGRGGGRGRGCWDDRGPRQEWRDRPSEDRWQDQPREGAWRDQPREDRPQGNAGLPPLPPPPRRNDDHHHDEGAGGFQEPRAIACILGGAQAPASQRIFKQVAREVNAALPRLEATCMLMWSKCAITFSSADQLKCAATAGALPMLCSPVISNVQVTKTLIDGGAGLNVLSVETFDNLQVPYDQLQPTKRFSGVTDDSTTPMGQVRLPVTFGQRDNYRTELIDFDIVHIRLPYNAILGYPALAKFMAVTHHGYNVLKMPGGGGIITVPCEERGAVCSLERAFQAQRSKTPTTMVRSTVLRPSPRRKSSYSAQGLSGAASLVVQHPDWRPRLGRLPPSHRKARPAPSSGRARGLSSGGPQT; encoded by the coding sequence atgaaggaggagctcgccatccacgaggagctatgcatggctttggagctgttcaacctggcgaccaagtgcgcaagagctgaggaggggcgcctatccctcctcgagctcccggctaccgacctggaggagaagaaagccaaggccaaggacgtgaagcgcaagggagtagccgtgctcgcggcggagccagatacgaagcgcggccgggacaatcccgagtcgtccaagagcagccgactgttctgcgccttccacaacgtacacaaccacaacaccaacgactgtcaagagctcacgGCTATTCGAGATGGATGCCTCGGTCGACgtcccgagcgcaacgaccggggctacggccgaggaggtggacgaggcagaggatgctgggacgatcgcggcccccgccaggagtggcgcgaccggcctagcgaggaccgctggcaggaccagcctcgtgagggcgcctggagggaccagcctcgcgaggaccgccctcagggcaatgctggtctccctccgctgccgccaccgccaagaaggaacgacgaccaccatcacgacgagggggctgggggcttccaggaaccgcgtgccatcgcctgcatcttgggcggagctcaggccccagcctctcagcgtatcttcaagcaggttgctcgcgaggtgaacgcagcccttccTAGGCTTGAGGCCACGTGCATGCTCatgtggtccaagtgcgccatcactttcagttcagcggaccagctcaagtgcgcggccaccgctggcgccctcccgatgctctgctcacccgtcatcagcaacgtgcaagtcaccaagaccctcatcgatggtggcgcagggcttaatgtcctgtccgtcgagacgttcgacaacctccaagtgccatacgatcagcttcagcctaccaagcgcttctcaggagtgaccgacgacTCCACCACCCCAAtggggcaggtccgcctccctgtcaccttcggacaacgtgacaactaccgcaccgagctcatcgactttgacatTGTTCACAttcgtctgccgtacaatgccatcctcgggtatccggccctggccaagttcatggcggtgacccaccacggctacaacgtcctcaagatgccaggaggcggcgggatcatcaccgtcccctgcgaagaaagaggtgcagtgtgctccctcgagcgcgccttccaagcgcAGCGATCGAAGACCCCAACAACAATGGTGCGTAGTACCGTCCTAaggccctccccaagaagaaAAAGTAGCTACTCTGCACAGGGCCTCAGTGGAGCGGCGTCTCTGGTGGTGCAACATCCGGATTGGCGaccgcgcctggggcgcctccctccctcgcataggaaggcgcgcccggcgccctcctcgggcagggctcgggggctctcttctggagggcctcagacctag